One region of Esox lucius isolate fEsoLuc1 chromosome 17, fEsoLuc1.pri, whole genome shotgun sequence genomic DNA includes:
- the LOC114828906 gene encoding elastase-1-like — MLKYILLSALAILVLTEDLVFQPRYLEDVPQTRVVGGEVAKPHSWPWQVSLQVQSGRTFFHTCGGSLIRKGWVVTAAHCVDSPGTRRLVLGAHNLDRKNGLEQIMPVSRVIIHPQWNREHISAGFDIALIPLSTAATLNSAVQLAVLPPSGQILPNNNPCYITGWGRTSTNGPPSKILKQARLPSVNFQTCSRPDWWGSTVKPTMICAGGGRSNSGCFGDSGGPLNCQVGGRYYVHGVTSFVLRDGCNTFQKPTVFTRVSAYIGWINNIAR; from the exons ATGCTGAAGTACATCCTGTTGAGTGCTCTTGCAATCTTGG ttctgactGAGGACCTGGTGTTCCAGCCCAGATACCTGGAAGATGTACCTCAGACCAGAGTTGTAGGTGGTGAGGTCGCCAAGCCCCACTCCTGGCCCTGGCAG GTCTCTCTCCAGGTCCAGTCTGGACGCACCTTCTTCCACACTTGTGGAGGTTCTCTGATCAGGAAAGGATGGGTCGTGACAGCCGCCCACTGTGTGGACAG tCCGGGGACTCGTCGTCTGGTTCTTGGAGCGCACAACCTGGACAGGAAAAACGGTTTGGAGCAGATCATGCCTGTCAGCAGGGTCATCATCCATCCTCAATGGAACAGAGAACATATCAGTGCTGG GTTTGACATCGCCCTGATTCCTCTGTCCACTGCTGCCACCCTGAACTCTGCTGTCCAGCTGgctgttctccctccctctggtcaGATCCTGCCCAACAACAACCCCTGTTACATCACTGGATGGGGACGCACCTCCA CTAACGGTCCTCCATCCAAAATCCTGAAGCAGGCTAGGCTGCCCAGCGTGAACTTCCAGACCTGCTCCAGACCTGACTGGTGGGGATCTACTGTTAAACCCACCATGATCTGTGCTGGGGGTGGAAGATCCAACTCCGGTTGCTTT GGTGACTCTGGCGGCCCCCTGAACTGCCAGGTGGGGGGGAGGTACTACGTCCATGGGGTGACCAGCTTTGTTCTCCGTGATGGATGCAACACCTTCCAGAAGCCCACTGTCTTCACCCGTGTGTCTGCCTACATTGGCTGGATAAACAAC